Within the Scytonema millei VB511283 genome, the region GCGTCATTGCATCGGGTAAGGCAGAAAAACCATAAACAGCTTGATTTTTTAAGTCTAGTCGCGATAGATCGGGTAAGACAAGATACAAATTTCTCACTAATTGTTCGATCGCAGGATTTTTGCTCAAGCGTCCAAACTCTAATAAATCTTGACTCAAATTTCCCATCAAATAAATACCAAAACAGAGTAAAGTAGCTAGTACTGTACTGGTAAATACTCCTAAAACTAGTGCGATCGCAGTTATTAAAGATAACTGCAAGAATAAATAAACGACTGCTAAAAGTATGCTACCTAGCGGATAAGCCAACTGATTTAATTGCAGCAGAGCCAGGAAAATAACTGTCATGGCTGTCACCAAAGCACCTAAAACAGCTGCTAGTCCTAAATGTTTGCCCGTAATAAACTCGCTATGACTGATAGGTTTAGCAATTAATACCAACACGGTACGTTTTTCAATTTCTTTATTCACCAATCCCGTACCGACAAACACCGCGACAATTAAACCTAAAACATTCATCGCCGCCAAACCAAAATCCAGAATAATTTTATCCTCTGCCCCCCCGGCAATTTGGGGAATCAGCATCACCGCCCCACCCAAGAGTAAAGCATATAGAGCGATGATATAGAGAATGCGATCGCGCACCACTTCCCGAAACACATTCGAGCCAATTGTAAACACCCTAGTTGGATTCATATTGTCAGTTATTTAGTGGTTAGTGGCTAGTGGCTAGTGGCTAGAAAAGATTAGTCACCAGTCACTAGCCACTCCTTGCTTGTGGTTGGTGGCTAGAAAAGATTTAATTACTAGTCACTAGTCACCAGTCACTAGCCACTCCTTTACTGTTTTAACTGTTGTAATTGCTAATGCCCAGAGGATAGAGGCTTCAGTTACAATTACAATCTAAGACGGCACGTCAAGAGGGGATGACTGTGAGTAGGAATGGGATCGGAATAAAAACGGCGCAGGTGCGATCGCAGCGGGTTGTCGGTCAAATTCACGTCTACGATGGCGCGGGCAAAGGTAAGTCTCAAGCGGCTTTAGGCGTGGTTTTGCGATCGATTGGCTTGGGAATTCACAGCCGCAACGATACCCGCGTCTTGCTACTGCGGTTTCTTAAGGGACCAGGACGGGCTTACGATGAAGATGGGGCAATTAAGGCTCTACAACAAGGTTTTCCTCATTTAATCGACCAAGTACGGACGGGACGAGCCGAATTTTTTGGTCCCGATGAAATTACCCGTTTTGATCGCCTAGAGGCGCAGCGGGGCTGGGATATTGCTAAAGGGGCGATCGCTTCTGGTTTATATTCCGTGATCGTTTTGGACGAACTCAATCCGGTGTTAGATTTAGGTTTGCTACCCGTGGATGAAGTTGTCAGCGTTCTCCAGTCCAAGCTAGAAGAAATCGAAATTATCGCTACAGGACGCGGCGCACCCCAAAAACTGCTCGATATTGCCGATCTGCACTCGGAAATGCGCCCGCACCATCACCCTACAGCTGAGATGCAGGGAATTGCTGGAATTGAAATCTATACGGGGGCGGGTAAAGGTAAGTCTACCAGCGCCCTGGGTAAGGCACTGCAAGCGATTGGCAGAGGGATTAGTCAAGATAATTCCCACCGCGTTCTGATTATGCAATGGCTTAAAGGTGGTAGCGGCTACACTGAGGATGCCGCGATCGCGGCTTTACAACAAACTTATCCGAATTTGGTCGATCATCAGCGCTGCGGACGCGATGCGATTGTCTGGCGCGGACAACAGCAAGAACTCGACTATGTAGAAGCCGAACGCGGTTGGGAAATTGCTAGAGTGGCGATCGCTTCTGGTTTATACAAAACTATTATCCTCGACGAGCTGAACCCAACTGTAGATTTAGAATTGCTGCCAATTGAGCCAATTATGCAAGCGCTACTGCGCAAGCCCCGCGATACGGAAATTATCATCACTGGGCGCTGTCACACTCCCCCCGCTTATTTCGACTTGGCTGAAGTTCACTCCGAGGTATACTGTCACAAGCACTATGCTAATAGTGGAGTAGAACTCAAAAGCGGCGTTGATTTTTAATGGTTAATGGTTGATGATACTGAACGCTAGGCAATCTTCGACTCCCGGCTCCCGTACGGACGGGTTTTGACCAAAGATTTACTGCCTCAATTGTCCAGCTATTTGCTAAACCCGCCCCTACAACTCCCCACACAATGGAAAACACTCAAACATTAGATCTGATTACTGGTGGCATTGCGATCGCGATCCTAATTGGCGGTTATTTGATGATGTTCACCGATATTTTTACTAGGAAAAAGAAGTAGTTTCTTCTGTTGAAAGTATTGATATAGCTTGGTTTGAGCGCTAGCTCTTGTAGCATTTTTCGATTTTTACGAGTTGTTTAGTGTTGACTAAACAACCTAAATGCTATACTGTTATTATTGCTAATAGCAAGAAAATTTTATGACTTAAGAACTGAAAGCAACAAAACAAGCTAAAGGGAAACTGAGTCATCATTGGCAGGTTATCTAAAAATTGCGCGAATTTCCTAGCCTTTAGCTGCAAAGCACAAAAACAAGGCAAATTTTATGTATTATCAAGCAGGAATACCTGATATATAGCTATTTTTTCTGAAACGCTTTATTAAGATTTAGCGTTATGGCTGTCATTGGTCATTAGTCATTGGTGACTGACTGATAACTTTGGTGACTGACAACTACTGACAATAATAGCTGTTGCCTTCAGTTGCCGCGATCGCAGCGAATAAATTTAGAGTGTTTCTGTCTAAAGTTATAGCTGGCACTGAACATAGGTTTTAAATCTTTTCTCGTCGATTTCAGCTTCTCTTCTGATAACCGCTAGTTTTCTTTTGGAAGGCGATCGCAGTTATAAGGGTTTAGTATTGCCATATTCTTATATGGTGAAGTCTACATAGACATAAATATTTTTTGCGCCTATTTTTCGGACTTGAGTTAAGCCTGAAAATATCTGGCGTTTGAATCAGTTTTGGTTTGTGGTGGGCGCTGCCGTCTTACTTAGTGGTGGGCGCTGCCCACACGACTATTTCTGGTGTTTAAATCAGTTTTGGTTTGTAGTCGGCGCTGCCCACCCTACTAAGTTATTAGTTGCTATTGATAACTGATAACTGATAACTGATAACTGATAACTGATAACCAACCAATTACCATTAGATGAAAAGTTATGCTGACACGCAGAAACTTCATCGAACAAGCAATTATTACTCCGATTCAAGCTGTAGCAGCCACCAAACTTTGTCACTTTCTGCCAATTAACTACAAACCAAAAGTAGTTATTATCGGTGCAGGAATATCGGGACTGGCAGCAGGATATTTCTTATCTCAAAAAGGTATCGATATAACAATTTTAGAAGCACGTTCCCGTTTAGGAGGGCGTGTTTATTCACAAACAATAGATGCAGGTGAAAACTTAACTATCGAACTAGGTGCAGAGTGGATTGGTGCTTGCCACCAGCGAGTCATTTCTCTTTGTCAAGAATTGGGGTTAGAATTACAAAATAATCAATTTCATACTCATTTGTTATATCAAGGTAAATATTTTCGTCAAGATGAATGGGATTTTTCCGACGCTTGGTATGACAAATTAGAAATTTTGTTAAAGGCTTACTCCAATTTAAGCGAATTCGATAAAATGAAATTGGATAAGATTGACTTGTGGCGTTATTTAGTTGACAACGGTATTAAAGATAAAGACTTAGATTTTATTGAACTAATTAAAAGTACTGATTTTGGCGAGAGTATTCGGTTCGCTTCTGCTTTTATTGCTCTAGATGAATATGTCGAATCGCAAGAAACATATCATATGGATTATAAAATTAAAGGAGGCAATAGTAAATTAGCGCAAGCTTTAGCAGCTAGAATTGGGCGAGATAAAATTTTACTAAATCGTCCAGTTGTGGCAATCGAACAAACAGGGCGATCGGTAACAGTCACCTGTGCCAATGGAGATAAAATTAGTGCAGATAAAGTTATCTGTACTCTGCCAACGACAGTGATGAAAAGTATTCGCTGGAATCCAGCGTTACCAGAAGACAAATTAGAAGCGATCGACGCATTACAATACAGTCGGATCAATAAATATGCCACGTTATACGATCGCAGATTTTGGCAAGATGAAAGCTTTGACTTAATTACCGATGGACCCGCTCATTATTTCTATCATGCTACCAAAAATCAAGCTTCTACCAAAGGCGCATTAGTCTCTTACACGATTGGCGATAAAGCCGATATCTTTGCTAGACAATCCGAACTGGGGAGAAATGCATTAGTTGAAAGTGCGTTAAAACCTATCTTTGGCGATACCGAACGGTATGCTCTAAAACGAATCAATCACTATTGGGGAAATGATGAGTTTGCCAAAGGAAGTTATGCTTTCTACGGTAAAAATCAGTGGTTTAATATTCGTCCAGTCTTGCAAAGAAGATTTAAACACGTTCACTTTGCAGGGGAACATATAGCTGATTGGCAGGGATATATGGAAGGGGCAATTGAGACGGGTGAAGCCGCCGCCGCTGCTATTTAGAGATGACTCTAGAATATTTAACATAACTGGAACATTAATAGAGACGCATGATGGAAAGTTGCCCTATTGATTTTAATTGCGCTGACATGGGTCTAACCGACGAAGGTTGTCTAAATCGTCTAACTTGCATTGTACATGCAGCTTATACCAACCTGTATATACCAGCGGATGACTGGGATGACTGGGAGGAAGAACTTGCTGTCTGTGAGCGAGACATAGAGCTTCGTCCTAATGATTTCCGGGCTTGGGAAAAGTTGGGCAATGTGTTGGAGAAACTAGGGCGAGATGAAGAAGCACTCGCCGCTTGCGAGCGAGCCATAGAGATTCGTTCCTATGAATACTTCGCTTGGGGCTTGCAGAGCAGAGTGTTGGAGAAACTGGGGCGAGATAAAGAAGCACGCGCCGCTTGTGAGGAATCCATATCTTGTATAAAGTTCTGGCGCAGTCGCCTAATCAATTCCAGTGTGCAGACTTGAGCTTGCTTACCCTGAAGTGAGTTGGTCTACAATCAACCGGGCTTTAGCTCGGCTGCGTTCTCCAGGTCAAATCCACTACATTAAGCGGGGTCGAAATACATTTTGGGAAAAAATACCAAACAGACACGATCGA harbors:
- a CDS encoding ABC transporter permease, encoding MNPTRVFTIGSNVFREVVRDRILYIIALYALLLGGAVMLIPQIAGGAEDKIILDFGLAAMNVLGLIVAVFVGTGLVNKEIEKRTVLVLIAKPISHSEFITGKHLGLAAVLGALVTAMTVIFLALLQLNQLAYPLGSILLAVVYLFLQLSLITAIALVLGVFTSTVLATLLCFGIYLMGNLSQDLLEFGRLSKNPAIEQLVRNLYLVLPDLSRLDLKNQAVYGFSALPDAMTLITNAIYGVVYTVLMLAIAIIVFSRREF
- a CDS encoding cob(I)yrinic acid a,c-diamide adenosyltransferase, with protein sequence MSRNGIGIKTAQVRSQRVVGQIHVYDGAGKGKSQAALGVVLRSIGLGIHSRNDTRVLLLRFLKGPGRAYDEDGAIKALQQGFPHLIDQVRTGRAEFFGPDEITRFDRLEAQRGWDIAKGAIASGLYSVIVLDELNPVLDLGLLPVDEVVSVLQSKLEEIEIIATGRGAPQKLLDIADLHSEMRPHHHPTAEMQGIAGIEIYTGAGKGKSTSALGKALQAIGRGISQDNSHRVLIMQWLKGGSGYTEDAAIAALQQTYPNLVDHQRCGRDAIVWRGQQQELDYVEAERGWEIARVAIASGLYKTIILDELNPTVDLELLPIEPIMQALLRKPRDTEIIITGRCHTPPAYFDLAEVHSEVYCHKHYANSGVELKSGVDF
- a CDS encoding flavin monoamine oxidase family protein encodes the protein MLTRRNFIEQAIITPIQAVAATKLCHFLPINYKPKVVIIGAGISGLAAGYFLSQKGIDITILEARSRLGGRVYSQTIDAGENLTIELGAEWIGACHQRVISLCQELGLELQNNQFHTHLLYQGKYFRQDEWDFSDAWYDKLEILLKAYSNLSEFDKMKLDKIDLWRYLVDNGIKDKDLDFIELIKSTDFGESIRFASAFIALDEYVESQETYHMDYKIKGGNSKLAQALAARIGRDKILLNRPVVAIEQTGRSVTVTCANGDKISADKVICTLPTTVMKSIRWNPALPEDKLEAIDALQYSRINKYATLYDRRFWQDESFDLITDGPAHYFYHATKNQASTKGALVSYTIGDKADIFARQSELGRNALVESALKPIFGDTERYALKRINHYWGNDEFAKGSYAFYGKNQWFNIRPVLQRRFKHVHFAGEHIADWQGYMEGAIETGEAAAAAI
- a CDS encoding tetratricopeptide repeat protein; the protein is MGLTDEGCLNRLTCIVHAAYTNLYIPADDWDDWEEELAVCERDIELRPNDFRAWEKLGNVLEKLGRDEEALAACERAIEIRSYEYFAWGLQSRVLEKLGRDKEARAACEESISCIKFWRSRLINSSVQT